A region of Streptomyces sp. NBC_01264 DNA encodes the following proteins:
- a CDS encoding FecCD family ABC transporter permease: MNLTEHTSATVEKPSAKPSVAPGVRLGGMSFVWRPRIVLVTLLLAAAAFMAFCLSIAVGDFPLGLPQVVATLFGGGEQVDQFVIMDLRMPRALAGLVVGVALGMSGAITQSIARNPLASPDILGITGGASAVAVCLVTVSGGASAAVVSSVGLSGAALAGGLATGLLVYFMAWRRGVDGFRLILIGLSVSAVMEAITTWLLVTADIRDVARAQAWLVGSLDNRSWDEVGVALWGTLALAVVVACVAFQFKPLHFGDDVAAGLGVRYGLVRAVLLLCAVLLAGFAVSAAGPVPFVAMVAPQVALRLTKSPTPPLVASAVVGALLLIGSDLVARTALPITLPVGVVTAAIGGPFLVYLLVRANRR; encoded by the coding sequence ATGAACCTGACGGAGCACACGAGCGCGACAGTGGAGAAGCCTTCGGCGAAGCCCTCGGTGGCCCCGGGGGTGCGGCTCGGCGGCATGTCGTTCGTCTGGCGGCCCAGGATCGTACTGGTCACGCTGCTGCTGGCGGCGGCGGCCTTCATGGCCTTCTGCCTGTCCATCGCCGTGGGGGACTTCCCCCTCGGCCTGCCGCAGGTGGTGGCCACCCTCTTCGGTGGCGGCGAGCAGGTCGACCAGTTCGTGATCATGGACCTGCGCATGCCGCGGGCCCTGGCCGGGCTCGTCGTGGGCGTCGCGCTCGGCATGTCCGGGGCGATCACCCAGTCCATCGCCCGCAATCCGCTGGCCAGTCCGGACATCCTCGGGATCACCGGAGGCGCCAGCGCGGTCGCGGTGTGCCTGGTCACGGTGTCGGGCGGGGCCTCGGCCGCGGTCGTCAGCTCCGTGGGACTGTCCGGAGCGGCGCTCGCCGGAGGCCTCGCCACGGGGCTGCTCGTGTACTTCATGGCGTGGCGGCGCGGGGTCGACGGCTTCCGGCTCATCCTGATCGGCCTGTCCGTGAGCGCCGTGATGGAGGCGATCACGACCTGGCTGCTGGTCACCGCCGACATCAGGGACGTGGCGCGGGCCCAGGCCTGGCTGGTGGGCTCCCTGGACAACAGGTCGTGGGACGAGGTGGGGGTCGCGCTCTGGGGCACCCTCGCCCTCGCGGTGGTCGTGGCGTGCGTGGCCTTCCAGTTCAAGCCGCTGCACTTCGGTGACGACGTGGCCGCCGGTCTCGGCGTCCGGTACGGGCTGGTACGGGCCGTCCTGCTGCTGTGCGCGGTGCTCCTGGCCGGCTTCGCGGTGAGCGCGGCGGGACCGGTCCCCTTCGTCGCGATGGTGGCGCCGCAGGTGGCCCTCCGTCTGACGAAGTCCCCCACGCCGCCGTTGGTGGCGTCCGCCGTGGTGGGAGCGCTGCTGCTGATCGGTTCGGACCTGGTCGCCCGTACGGCACTGCCGATCACCCTGCCGGTCGGCGTGGTCACCGCCGCGATCGGCGG
- a CDS encoding FecCD family ABC transporter permease: MPTGTRLPAGGPSAVERPTPSRVVARVRRRRILGLVAVLAVLVAAALVSLAVGARALSPAEAWHGLFADPDPDQKLSEARLIMRTVRVPRTVLAIVAGIALGVGGALIQGYTRNPIADTGLLGVNTGASFAVVSAIALFGFTDPFQYVWFAFLGAALAGVVVFGLSSIGRGAGNPLTLALAGQGVTVFLMAMTTAVALSDKAALNALRFWNAGSVAGVGFDVIWPVTAFIVVGLVLALATLPSVNLLNLGDDVARGLGVNITLIRTVGIVAITLLAGAATAACGPIAFLGLMVAHVARYLAGPDYRWLVPYAGLLGAVVLLVCDIAGRVVVRPGELDAGILVALLGAPFFAILVWRGKFKSA, translated from the coding sequence GTGCCCACTGGTACTCGCCTCCCTGCCGGCGGCCCGTCCGCGGTCGAGCGCCCGACGCCTTCCCGGGTCGTCGCGCGGGTCCGGCGGCGGCGGATCCTGGGTCTGGTCGCCGTCCTCGCGGTCCTCGTGGCCGCGGCGCTGGTGTCACTGGCCGTCGGTGCGCGGGCGCTCAGCCCCGCCGAGGCGTGGCACGGGCTCTTCGCGGATCCGGACCCCGACCAGAAGCTCTCCGAAGCCCGGCTCATCATGCGGACGGTACGGGTGCCCCGTACGGTCCTCGCGATCGTGGCGGGCATCGCCCTGGGCGTAGGCGGGGCGCTGATCCAGGGGTACACGCGCAACCCCATCGCGGACACCGGCCTGCTCGGGGTGAACACCGGCGCCTCCTTCGCCGTGGTGTCGGCGATCGCCCTGTTCGGGTTCACCGACCCCTTCCAGTACGTCTGGTTCGCCTTCCTGGGCGCCGCGCTCGCCGGTGTCGTCGTGTTCGGGCTCTCCAGCATCGGCCGGGGCGCGGGCAATCCGCTGACGCTCGCCCTGGCCGGGCAGGGGGTCACGGTGTTCCTGATGGCCATGACGACGGCGGTCGCGCTGTCGGACAAGGCGGCGCTGAACGCCCTGCGGTTCTGGAACGCGGGGTCGGTGGCCGGTGTCGGCTTCGACGTCATCTGGCCGGTGACCGCCTTCATCGTGGTCGGGCTGGTGCTGGCGCTGGCCACCCTGCCCTCCGTCAACCTGCTGAACCTGGGCGACGACGTGGCCCGGGGACTGGGCGTGAACATCACGCTGATCCGGACCGTCGGCATCGTCGCCATCACGCTGCTGGCGGGCGCGGCCACCGCGGCGTGCGGGCCCATCGCCTTCCTCGGGCTGATGGTGGCGCACGTGGCCCGCTACCTGGCCGGGCCCGATTACCGCTGGCTGGTGCCGTATGCGGGGCTGCTCGGCGCGGTCGTCCTTCTGGTCTGCGACATCGCGGGACGCGTCGTGGTGCGGCCGGGAGAGCTGGACGCGGGCATCCTCGTCGCTCTCCTCGGCGCTCCGTTCTTCGCGATCCTGGTGTGGCGGGGAAAGTTCAAGAGCGCATGA
- a CDS encoding lysine N(6)-hydroxylase/L-ornithine N(5)-oxygenase family protein codes for MSQALPGDAPLIHDLIGIGFGPSNVAMAIALSEHNVRVGRQEAVTAHFFEQQPRFGWHRGMLIDDATMQVSFMKDLVTLRNPTSEYSFLCYLQEKGRLIDFVNHKNLFPLRVEFHDYLEWAAAKVDDMVSYGHQVVSVEPVVRDGVVEYLDVTARSGDEVVVHRARNLVISTGLRPVMPEGVERTDHVWHNTDLLKKIDGLEGSEPTRFVVVGAGQSAAENVAYLHRRFPQAEVCAVFSRYGYSPADDSSFANRIFDPQAVDEYFTAPEDVKQRLMGYHGNTNYSVVDIDLIDDLYRQSYQEKVLGTERLRFLNVSRLTGVEESADGVRATVKSLVTGEESVLDADVVVCATGYQQADGLGLLGEVADRCHRDDQGRVRVERDYRVATDLEVSCGIYLQGGTEHTHGITSSLLSNTAVRVGEILDSILDRTLKAVPEQARPVAGGTGGAARQPAV; via the coding sequence ATGTCACAGGCTCTTCCTGGCGACGCACCACTGATCCACGACCTGATTGGTATCGGCTTCGGGCCGTCGAACGTCGCCATGGCGATCGCGCTCAGCGAGCACAACGTGCGCGTCGGAAGGCAAGAGGCGGTCACCGCCCACTTCTTCGAGCAGCAGCCGCGCTTCGGGTGGCACCGCGGCATGCTCATCGACGACGCGACGATGCAAGTGTCCTTCATGAAGGACCTGGTGACGCTCCGGAACCCGACCAGCGAGTACTCCTTCCTCTGCTACCTGCAGGAGAAGGGCCGGCTGATCGACTTCGTCAACCACAAGAACCTGTTCCCGCTGCGGGTCGAGTTCCACGACTACCTCGAGTGGGCCGCGGCCAAGGTCGACGACATGGTCTCGTACGGCCACCAGGTCGTCTCCGTCGAGCCCGTGGTGCGCGACGGCGTCGTCGAGTACCTCGACGTGACGGCGCGCTCCGGCGACGAGGTCGTCGTCCACCGTGCCCGCAACCTCGTCATCTCCACCGGACTGCGCCCGGTCATGCCGGAGGGCGTCGAGCGGACCGACCACGTCTGGCACAACACCGACCTGCTGAAGAAGATCGACGGCCTGGAGGGCAGCGAGCCCACCCGCTTCGTCGTGGTCGGCGCCGGCCAGAGCGCCGCCGAGAACGTGGCGTACCTGCACCGCCGTTTCCCGCAGGCCGAGGTCTGCGCGGTCTTCTCCCGCTACGGCTACAGCCCGGCGGACGACAGCAGCTTCGCCAACCGCATCTTCGACCCGCAGGCGGTGGACGAGTACTTCACCGCCCCGGAGGACGTGAAGCAGCGGCTGATGGGCTACCACGGCAACACCAACTACTCCGTGGTGGACATCGACCTCATCGACGACCTCTACCGGCAGTCGTACCAGGAGAAGGTCCTCGGCACCGAGCGGCTGCGCTTCCTGAACGTCTCGCGCCTGACGGGCGTGGAGGAGAGCGCCGACGGGGTCCGCGCCACCGTCAAGTCCCTGGTCACCGGCGAGGAGAGCGTGCTCGACGCCGACGTCGTGGTGTGCGCCACCGGGTACCAGCAGGCCGACGGCCTGGGCCTGCTCGGCGAGGTCGCGGACCGCTGCCACCGCGACGACCAGGGCCGGGTCCGGGTCGAGCGCGACTACCGCGTCGCGACCGACCTCGAAGTGAGCTGTGGCATCTACCTCCAGGGCGGCACCGAGCACACGCACGGCATCACCTCCTCCCTGCTGTCCAACACCGCGGTGAGGGTCGGCGAGATACTCGACTCGATCCTCGACCGGACCCTCAAGGCCGTGCCCGAGCAGGCCCGTCCGGTCGCCGGGGGAACGGGCGGCGCAGCCCGCCAGCCGGCCGTCTGA
- a CDS encoding methionyl-tRNA formyltransferase, with amino-acid sequence MRVVMFGYQTWGHRTLKALLDSEHDVVMVVTHPKSEHAYEKIWSDSVADLAEEHGVPVVIRNRPDDEELFQQLKEADPDILVANNWRTWIPPRIYTLPRYGTLNIHDSLLPKYAGFSPLIWALINGEPEVGVTAHMMDEVLDAGDIVMQHAIPVGPTDTTTDLFHKTVDLIAPVTIGALDLIASGRTEFTKQDRTQATFFHKRAEEDIRIDWSWPAETLERLIRAQSAPYPAAFTFHRGKRLEILTAVVSEGRYGGTPGRIFYREGEGVVIVAGADARTGRNHGLAITAVRTEDGRELPASEYFKSMGGYLTSRA; translated from the coding sequence ATGCGGGTCGTCATGTTCGGTTATCAGACCTGGGGCCACCGCACCCTGAAGGCGCTCCTGGACTCCGAGCACGACGTCGTGATGGTTGTGACCCACCCCAAGAGCGAGCACGCCTACGAGAAGATCTGGAGCGACTCGGTCGCCGACCTCGCCGAGGAGCACGGCGTCCCGGTCGTCATCCGCAACCGCCCCGACGACGAGGAACTGTTCCAGCAGCTCAAGGAAGCCGACCCGGACATCCTCGTCGCGAACAACTGGCGCACCTGGATACCGCCGCGCATCTACACGCTCCCCCGCTACGGCACCCTGAACATCCACGACTCGCTCCTCCCGAAGTACGCCGGCTTCTCCCCCCTCATCTGGGCCCTCATCAACGGCGAGCCCGAGGTCGGCGTGACGGCGCACATGATGGACGAGGTGCTCGACGCCGGCGACATCGTCATGCAGCACGCGATCCCGGTCGGCCCGACGGACACGACCACGGACCTGTTCCACAAGACGGTCGACTTGATCGCCCCGGTGACGATCGGCGCCCTCGACCTCATCGCCTCCGGCCGGACGGAGTTCACGAAGCAGGACCGCACCCAGGCCACCTTCTTCCACAAGCGGGCCGAAGAGGACATCCGCATCGACTGGTCCTGGCCCGCGGAAACCCTGGAGCGCCTGATCCGCGCCCAGTCCGCCCCGTACCCGGCCGCCTTCACCTTCCACAGGGGCAAGCGCCTGGAGATCCTCACGGCCGTCGTCTCCGAGGGCCGCTACGGCGGCACCCCCGGCCGCATCTTCTACCGCGAGGGCGAAGGCGTGGTCATCGTCGCCGGCGCGGACGCCCGCACGGGCCGCAACCACGGCCTGGCCATCACCGCCGTCCGCACGGAGGACGGCCGCGAACTCCCGGCGTCGGAGTACTTCAAGTCCATGGGCGGCTACCTCACTTCCCGCGCCTGA